In Argonema galeatum A003/A1, one DNA window encodes the following:
- a CDS encoding DUF29 domain-containing protein yields the protein MTTHLEKATVENLELYEQDYYLWMITTANLLRERRFEEINFEHLIEEIEEMGKDKRRELKSRLVVLLMHILKYQYQIEKRSSSWVSTILEQYDQIEYLLEDSPSLKPYYLEIFKQCYSKAIRNASAETKLSVNAFPNESPFSPEDVINSDFIFSLVNEDEI from the coding sequence ATGACTACTCACTTAGAAAAAGCAACTGTTGAAAATCTGGAACTTTACGAACAGGATTACTATTTGTGGATGATAACAACCGCTAATTTACTGCGTGAGCGCCGTTTTGAAGAAATTAATTTTGAACATCTAATTGAAGAAATAGAAGAGATGGGGAAAGATAAGCGGCGCGAGTTAAAAAGCAGGTTGGTAGTGCTACTCATGCACATTCTCAAATATCAATATCAAATAGAAAAGCGCTCCTCAAGTTGGGTAAGTACGATTTTGGAGCAGTACGACCAAATTGAATATCTGCTAGAAGACAGTCCCAGTCTCAAGCCTTACTATCTGGAAATATTTAAGCAGTGCTACTCCAAAGCAATTCGCAATGCCAGTGCTGAAACCAAATTATCTGTTAATGCTTTTCCCAATGAGTCTCCCTTTTCCCCTGAAGATGTGATTAATTCTGATTTCATTTTTTCTCTAGTTAACGAGGATGAGATTTAG
- a CDS encoding DUF433 domain-containing protein yields MFDRITFDPQIMGGRACIRGMRITVSLVISLVANRMSVEEIIKEYPDLEAEDISACLQYAAFLASEEVRPFSGSTV; encoded by the coding sequence ATGTTCGATCGCATTACGTTCGATCCGCAAATTATGGGAGGACGCGCTTGCATTCGCGGAATGCGGATTACCGTTTCTTTGGTAATCAGTTTGGTAGCAAATAGAATGAGTGTAGAGGAAATTATCAAGGAGTATCCCGATTTGGAAGCGGAAGATATCAGTGCCTGCCTTCAGTATGCGGCATTCTTGGCAAGTGAAGAAGTTCGTCCATTTAGCGGGAGTACAGTGTGA
- a CDS encoding dynamin family protein produces MSSQEFQAAYSSIYNTGTRLLQYLREYRDGLHAQGDDAQGLQSIENEINEALDALQNQKYQVAVIAAMKAGKSTFLNSVIGADVLASETAACTICRTDVRHIKSGETPKLLEYREGSRKPVILVEGDAGEIQQKFLLRTREIRETGNPNNTTRFEIEHPIEAISQLSSLTGFTLVDTPGPNEWESTNFNINALKQTALEALRTCNAILFILNYASYKDNAVSDLFKDVVENRKDFIAENTGKIYFILNKIDQKTEKDREIAEVIKDLERELASFGFVNPVIYAASSRQGLLAKLIQQGKATESQIKDFKKFFSARYATEDEEGNQIIPAPKKIAVQALADSGIPTIQETVIQRITQNSGWNLLSEVVAEIDKAGKATEDTLNTQIKGWQMGIESLKEKVEEYRRRSQNARSRVELVKKAVEQEKQILIQGFSQGINEFADNAKDKIASEIDKIAESRSAKSPKPKKTQLIRKVPAPKSDNSIRGLGEIVGHIGEALLGFIPVFGQGLGKVFKLSTSLLDNLSESVPETFNSSVSEHGVNIEKFDPYIIRCKTQTEAQKIIKTINEFCAPHIESWWIDTQDELVRDGTSIREKLAHKIQEDIQKISDELSNYLGDALQVELNINPIQFPSFEFAGIDPAIKHQVEVFTRTETRTEYQTETRSKKSKSLCKGSKTYEVQVPIERTVEVQDRRTFYQVNLQQTVEQVHQKIDSNVSGTLVLLERVIEQQVSADFRSAERQINDYIQRFQNDFDRVLKERKTNEAEAPEILAKLEAQKIKLNEYLTELTSIRQSLDSWKPLRIVK; encoded by the coding sequence ATGTCTTCTCAAGAGTTTCAAGCAGCATACAGCAGCATCTACAACACAGGCACTCGCCTATTACAATATTTGAGAGAATACCGAGACGGACTCCACGCTCAGGGAGATGACGCGCAAGGACTGCAAAGCATTGAAAATGAAATAAACGAAGCGTTAGATGCTTTGCAAAACCAGAAATATCAAGTAGCCGTCATAGCAGCGATGAAAGCTGGCAAAAGTACATTTTTGAATTCTGTAATTGGTGCGGACGTTCTGGCGAGTGAAACAGCAGCTTGTACCATCTGCCGTACAGATGTTCGACATATTAAATCAGGAGAAACTCCTAAACTTCTAGAGTATCGAGAAGGATCGAGAAAACCAGTCATTCTTGTTGAGGGTGACGCAGGTGAAATTCAGCAAAAATTCCTGCTGCGTACCCGTGAAATTAGAGAAACAGGTAATCCTAACAACACTACACGCTTTGAGATAGAGCATCCTATTGAAGCAATTAGTCAACTCTCTTCTCTAACAGGTTTTACCCTGGTTGATACTCCTGGGCCGAATGAGTGGGAATCTACGAACTTTAACATAAATGCGCTGAAGCAGACAGCGCTAGAAGCACTCCGAACCTGCAATGCAATTCTGTTTATTTTAAACTACGCTTCCTACAAAGATAATGCTGTTTCGGATTTGTTTAAAGATGTTGTCGAAAATCGTAAAGATTTTATAGCAGAGAACACAGGTAAAATTTACTTTATCCTGAATAAAATTGACCAAAAGACAGAAAAAGACAGAGAAATTGCTGAGGTAATCAAAGATTTAGAAAGAGAGTTGGCTAGCTTTGGCTTTGTCAATCCAGTTATCTACGCTGCTAGTTCTAGGCAAGGACTTTTAGCAAAACTTATTCAGCAAGGAAAAGCTACAGAAAGCCAAATCAAAGACTTTAAAAAATTCTTTAGTGCTAGGTATGCCACTGAAGATGAAGAAGGAAACCAGATTATTCCAGCCCCTAAAAAGATTGCAGTGCAAGCACTAGCAGATAGCGGTATTCCTACTATTCAGGAAACAGTCATTCAAAGAATTACTCAAAATTCCGGCTGGAATTTATTGAGTGAGGTTGTGGCAGAAATTGATAAAGCTGGTAAAGCAACTGAAGACACTCTGAATACACAAATAAAAGGTTGGCAAATGGGGATTGAATCCCTCAAAGAAAAAGTAGAAGAATACAGGAGGCGCTCTCAGAATGCGAGGAGTAGAGTTGAATTAGTAAAAAAAGCAGTAGAGCAAGAAAAGCAAATATTAATTCAAGGATTTAGCCAAGGCATTAACGAATTTGCCGATAATGCTAAAGATAAGATAGCTAGTGAGATTGATAAGATTGCCGAGTCTCGTTCAGCCAAATCTCCAAAGCCAAAAAAAACTCAACTGATTCGTAAAGTACCCGCACCAAAATCTGACAATAGCATTAGGGGCCTCGGAGAAATAGTGGGACACATTGGAGAAGCACTATTAGGATTTATTCCTGTTTTTGGTCAGGGATTAGGCAAAGTATTCAAATTAAGCACATCTTTATTGGATAACTTGAGTGAATCTGTGCCTGAGACTTTCAATAGCTCAGTCTCTGAACACGGTGTTAACATTGAAAAGTTCGATCCATACATTATTCGTTGTAAGACTCAAACTGAAGCTCAAAAAATAATAAAAACTATTAATGAGTTTTGTGCGCCACATATTGAGAGTTGGTGGATAGATACTCAAGATGAGCTTGTCAGAGATGGTACAAGTATCCGGGAGAAGTTAGCACATAAGATTCAAGAAGATATTCAAAAAATATCTGATGAATTGTCGAATTATCTGGGCGATGCTTTACAAGTAGAACTGAACATTAACCCGATTCAGTTTCCCAGTTTTGAATTTGCTGGAATCGATCCAGCTATCAAACATCAAGTGGAGGTATTTACCAGAACCGAAACGAGAACTGAATATCAAACAGAAACTCGTTCCAAAAAATCCAAGAGTCTTTGTAAGGGAAGCAAAACTTATGAGGTACAAGTTCCTATTGAAAGAACAGTAGAAGTTCAAGATCGGCGTACCTTTTATCAAGTTAACTTGCAACAAACGGTAGAGCAAGTTCACCAAAAAATAGATAGCAATGTATCAGGAACCTTAGTGCTGCTAGAGAGAGTGATCGAACAACAAGTCTCAGCAGACTTTAGAAGTGCAGAACGGCAAATCAATGATTACATTCAAAGGTTTCAAAATGACTTCGATCGCGTTTTGAAGGAACGGAAAACGAATGAAGCTGAAGCACCAGAAATTCTGGCAAAGCTTGAGGCTCAAAAAATCAAACTGAATGAATATCTCACTGAATTGACTTCAATTCGTCAATCTCTCGATAGTTGGAAGCCATTACGGATAGTTAAGTAA
- a CDS encoding helix-turn-helix transcriptional regulator translates to MSIDEMFAEAANHWDLERLYRDLAEAKQKYAPRARKGLTEREKLYLRGLLCGCSPAEMARQLLQSPKGVEVYVCKTLYQYFKRMGDAPNEKVGNWRNINNLLEDAGYKSKTKSSVKSKFSSSFTTDPSVKIVNINFDQNTGTFDINIRVSLPSDSESQRREDMADGDRTIN, encoded by the coding sequence ATGTCTATAGACGAGATGTTTGCCGAGGCGGCAAATCACTGGGATTTAGAAAGGCTGTACCGAGATTTGGCGGAAGCTAAGCAGAAATATGCTCCTCGCGCTAGAAAGGGACTCACTGAGCGGGAAAAGCTCTATCTACGCGGCTTACTGTGCGGTTGCAGTCCGGCTGAGATGGCCCGCCAACTCTTGCAGAGTCCGAAGGGTGTTGAGGTTTATGTGTGCAAAACTTTATACCAATACTTTAAAAGAATGGGAGATGCACCTAATGAAAAGGTAGGAAATTGGAGAAATATCAATAACTTGCTGGAAGATGCGGGATATAAAAGCAAAACTAAGTCATCTGTTAAATCTAAATTCAGTAGTTCTTTTACTACAGATCCATCAGTAAAGATAGTCAATATAAATTTCGATCAAAATACAGGAACCTTTGATATCAACATTCGAGTATCGCTTCCATCAGATTCAGAATCTCAAAGAAGGGAAGATATGGCAGATGGCGATCGCACTATTAACTGA
- a CDS encoding PAP/fibrillin family protein, protein MIGKASLLEAIAGKNRGLLATLADKQAILALVSQLEDRNPTPRPTEAGDLLDGDWRLLYTSSSSILGIDQVPLLKLGQIYQCIRVKDAKVYNIAEIYGLPYLEGLLSVVARFEVVSERRVNVIFERSINGLQRAIGYQSPDDHIRQIESGKKFVALDFPIENRDQKGWLDISYLDEDLRIARGNEGNVFVLTKV, encoded by the coding sequence ATGATTGGCAAAGCGTCACTGCTAGAGGCGATCGCAGGTAAGAATCGCGGTCTGCTGGCTACTCTTGCTGACAAACAAGCAATACTTGCGCTTGTCTCGCAACTGGAAGACCGCAACCCCACGCCCCGACCAACCGAAGCGGGTGACTTACTGGATGGCGATTGGCGACTGCTTTACACTAGCAGTAGCTCTATTTTAGGCATTGACCAGGTGCCATTGCTCAAACTCGGTCAAATTTATCAGTGCATCCGGGTGAAGGATGCCAAAGTCTACAATATTGCTGAAATTTATGGATTGCCCTATCTGGAAGGCTTACTGAGCGTTGTCGCCCGGTTTGAGGTTGTTTCCGAACGTCGGGTTAACGTGATATTTGAGCGATCGATTAACGGTTTGCAACGTGCGATCGGTTATCAATCCCCAGACGACCATATCCGGCAGATTGAGTCAGGCAAAAAGTTTGTCGCCCTTGACTTTCCCATTGAAAATCGCGACCAAAAAGGCTGGCTAGATATCAGCTATCTGGATGAGGATTTACGAATTGCGCGAGGCAATGAAGGCAACGTCTTCGTCTTAACTAAAGTATGA
- a CDS encoding XisI protein, translating into MDKLEHYRQCIEKLLLEYGKSPPVNGEIEVEVVFDKERDRYLIIDLGWNEHHRVYNCFIHLDIKDGKIWIQRNQTDKSIAEELVQMGIPKEDIVFGLQPRYVREYTGFGVA; encoded by the coding sequence ATGGATAAACTAGAGCATTATCGTCAGTGCATTGAAAAGTTGCTACTAGAATATGGTAAGTCACCGCCTGTTAATGGTGAAATAGAAGTGGAAGTAGTTTTTGATAAAGAACGCGATCGCTATCTAATTATCGATTTGGGATGGAATGAACATCACCGCGTTTATAACTGCTTCATCCACTTAGATATCAAAGATGGGAAAATCTGGATTCAGCGCAATCAAACCGACAAAAGTATAGCTGAAGAATTAGTACAAATGGGAATTCCCAAAGAAGATATCGTGTTCGGGCTTCAACCTCGCTATGTCCGAGAGTATACGGGTTTTGGAGTAGCGTAG
- a CDS encoding DUF6887 family protein, which yields MKPDFETMSKAELRAYVLANRSDNEAFYKLVDCLKADNKDAVRYPFVKTAEDLAKMEEIIRDRIIKLDES from the coding sequence ATGAAACCGGATTTTGAGACTATGAGCAAGGCCGAATTAAGAGCCTATGTACTCGCTAACAGGAGTGATAATGAAGCTTTCTACAAACTTGTCGATTGTTTGAAAGCTGATAATAAAGACGCAGTTAGGTATCCATTTGTTAAAACTGCTGAGGATTTGGCAAAGATGGAAGAGATAATTCGCGATCGTATTATAAAATTGGACGAATCATAG
- a CDS encoding XisH family protein yields MAAKDKFHNAVKQGLEKEKWLVTHDPLRLEYAVDERVEIDLGAERILGAERGEEKIAVEIKSFLNDSALADFHTALGQFLNYRLVLEEIEPERILYLAVPSAAYESFFQRELPKASVKKHQVKIIVYDPVKEEIALWIN; encoded by the coding sequence ATGGCAGCTAAGGATAAATTCCATAATGCAGTGAAGCAGGGGCTTGAAAAAGAGAAGTGGCTAGTTACTCACGACCCGCTGAGGCTTGAGTATGCAGTAGATGAGCGAGTTGAGATTGACTTAGGCGCTGAAAGAATATTGGGAGCAGAAAGAGGGGAAGAAAAAATTGCAGTGGAAATTAAGAGTTTTTTGAATGATTCCGCACTGGCTGATTTTCACACTGCCTTGGGACAATTTTTGAATTACCGTTTAGTATTAGAAGAAATTGAGCCAGAGCGGATTTTATATTTAGCAGTTCCAAGTGCTGCTTATGAGTCTTTTTTTCAGCGAGAATTACCTAAAGCTTCAGTAAAAAAACACCAAGTAAAGATAATTGTATACGATCCAGTTAAGGAGGAGATCGCCCTATGGATAAACTAG
- the glmS gene encoding glutamine--fructose-6-phosphate transaminase (isomerizing) has protein sequence MCGIVGYIGTQAASEILLAGLEKLEYRGYDSAGIATVWEGKIHCVRAKGKLQNLREKLAGDENPAQIGIGHTRWATHGKPEEYNAHPHMDTAMRVAVVQNGIIENYRELREELKSRGHKFRSDTDTEVIPHLIAEFLSLLPSTSPVTPVPFLEAVRQAVSKLKGAFAIAVISADYPDELIVARQQAPLSIGFGSGEFFCASDTPAIVPYTRTVLTLENGEMARLTPLGVEVYNFAGDRLKKTPRTLNWNPILVEKQGFRHFMLKEIYEQPGVVRTCLEAYINSDWNPTDKKTPVNLHLPAEMYADLEQIQIVACGTSWHASLVGKYLLEQLAGIPTIVQYASEFRYAPPPLTPNTLTIGVTQSGETADTLAALTMEKQRRITQAPEFQPRLLGITNRPESSLASLVSYIIDTHAGIEIGVAATKTFVAQLVAFYCLAIDLAYRRQTLSPNSLEQIIQGLRLLPAEIEMILEVQERYIEELAHSFAETKDFIFIGRGINYPIALEGALKLKEISYIHAEGYPAGEMKHGPIALLDAKVPVVAIAMPGGVNYEKVLSNAQEAKARDSRLIGVTAMNDAEASEIFDDILPVPKVDEILSPIVTVIPLQLLAYHIAARRGLDVDQPRNLAKSVTVE, from the coding sequence ATGTGCGGAATCGTTGGCTATATCGGCACCCAAGCAGCTAGCGAAATTTTGTTGGCAGGGTTAGAAAAACTGGAATACCGTGGCTATGATTCTGCTGGTATTGCCACAGTTTGGGAAGGTAAAATACATTGCGTTCGGGCGAAGGGTAAGCTTCAAAACCTGCGCGAAAAACTAGCTGGGGATGAAAATCCAGCCCAAATTGGCATCGGACACACTCGCTGGGCTACCCACGGTAAGCCAGAAGAGTATAATGCACATCCACATATGGATACGGCCATGCGTGTGGCGGTGGTGCAAAATGGCATTATTGAAAACTATCGCGAGTTGCGGGAGGAACTAAAAAGTAGAGGGCACAAATTCCGCTCCGATACGGATACAGAGGTGATTCCCCACCTGATAGCTGAATTTTTATCTCTTTTGCCTTCTACTTCCCCTGTCACCCCTGTTCCCTTCTTGGAGGCGGTGCGACAAGCGGTGAGCAAACTGAAGGGGGCATTTGCGATCGCAGTCATCAGTGCAGATTATCCTGACGAATTGATCGTAGCCAGACAGCAGGCTCCTTTGTCAATTGGATTTGGTTCGGGAGAGTTTTTCTGCGCTTCGGATACTCCGGCGATCGTACCCTATACTCGCACGGTGCTAACACTGGAAAATGGGGAAATGGCACGGCTGACACCCCTGGGAGTTGAGGTTTATAACTTTGCGGGCGACAGGCTCAAAAAAACCCCCCGTACCCTCAACTGGAACCCCATCCTGGTAGAAAAACAGGGATTTCGACATTTCATGCTCAAAGAAATCTACGAGCAACCAGGGGTCGTGCGGACTTGTTTGGAAGCATATATCAACAGCGATTGGAACCCAACTGACAAGAAGACGCCGGTGAATCTGCACTTACCAGCAGAAATGTATGCAGATTTAGAACAAATTCAAATAGTCGCCTGCGGTACTAGCTGGCACGCCAGTTTAGTCGGTAAGTACCTGCTAGAACAACTAGCGGGAATTCCTACCATAGTACAGTATGCTTCTGAGTTTCGCTACGCACCGCCGCCGCTAACGCCGAATACCCTGACAATTGGCGTTACTCAATCTGGGGAAACAGCGGATACTTTGGCTGCTTTGACAATGGAAAAACAGCGTCGCATTACTCAAGCACCTGAGTTTCAACCGCGATTGTTGGGTATTACTAACCGCCCTGAAAGTTCTCTCGCTTCATTAGTATCCTACATCATCGATACTCATGCTGGGATTGAAATTGGGGTGGCGGCGACTAAAACATTTGTCGCTCAGTTAGTAGCATTTTACTGTTTGGCGATCGATTTGGCTTATCGCCGTCAAACTTTGTCTCCTAATTCTCTGGAGCAAATTATCCAAGGTTTGCGACTGCTTCCGGCAGAAATTGAAATGATTTTAGAAGTCCAGGAGCGGTATATTGAAGAGTTAGCCCACAGTTTTGCTGAAACTAAAGATTTCATCTTTATCGGACGGGGAATTAATTACCCAATTGCTTTAGAAGGGGCGCTGAAGCTGAAGGAAATTAGCTACATTCATGCTGAGGGTTATCCAGCTGGGGAAATGAAGCACGGCCCGATCGCGCTGTTGGATGCTAAAGTACCAGTGGTTGCGATCGCAATGCCGGGTGGCGTTAATTATGAGAAAGTTCTCTCAAATGCCCAAGAAGCGAAAGCCCGCGATTCCCGCTTGATTGGTGTAACAGCAATGAATGACGCGGAGGCAAGTGAAATATTTGATGATATCTTGCCTGTGCCAAAAGTGGATGAAATTCTTTCCCCCATTGTCACTGTAATTCCGCTGCAATTATTAGCTTATCACATTGCGGCACGTCGCGGTTTGGATGTGGATCAACCGAGAAATTTGGCTAAATCGGTGACGGTGGAATAG
- a CDS encoding DUF5615 family PIN-like protein, with protein sequence MKFLADMGISMTVVQTLRQLGYDAVHLREERLQRLPDPDILEKARQEDRIVLTFDLDFGDLLAVSADVAPSVVIFRVKNTVPAFVSARLLSVISECREDLATGAIVTVENNRYRVRKLPI encoded by the coding sequence GTGAAATTTCTGGCAGATATGGGTATTTCTATGACTGTTGTGCAGACACTCCGCCAATTGGGATATGATGCTGTTCACCTGCGGGAAGAACGCTTACAACGGTTACCAGATCCAGATATTTTGGAAAAGGCGAGACAAGAGGATAGGATTGTTTTAACATTTGACCTAGACTTTGGCGATTTGTTGGCTGTGAGTGCTGATGTTGCGCCAAGTGTAGTTATTTTTAGAGTGAAAAATACTGTTCCAGCATTTGTTAGTGCCAGACTGCTGTCAGTTATTTCAGAGTGTCGTGAGGATTTGGCAACTGGGGCAATTGTGACAGTAGAAAATAATCGCTATCGAGTACGAAAACTACCCATTTAG
- a CDS encoding Uma2 family endonuclease has product MVASPEPKYMSPQEYLDWEEQQPIKYEYINGEVFAMTGGTLPHNAIAVNLTTAFKNYLRGGSCRVYMADAKVGVAEDGPFHYPDVVVTCDEVDRNARKVIYHPCLIAEVLSPSTESFDRGKKFQQYRRISTLREYVLINAEQITVECFRLNDRGVWELYTYTEGEEIHLTSVDFRCAIELFYEDVVFDSSES; this is encoded by the coding sequence ATGGTAGCTAGTCCCGAACCTAAATACATGAGTCCCCAGGAATATCTAGACTGGGAAGAACAACAACCGATTAAATACGAATACATCAACGGCGAAGTTTTTGCCATGACTGGGGGGACGCTTCCCCACAATGCCATAGCTGTCAACCTGACTACTGCCTTCAAAAATTATCTCCGAGGCGGTTCTTGTCGGGTTTATATGGCAGATGCCAAAGTGGGTGTAGCTGAAGATGGCCCCTTTCACTACCCTGATGTGGTGGTCACTTGCGATGAAGTGGACAGAAACGCCCGCAAAGTCATTTATCACCCCTGTTTAATTGCTGAAGTTCTTTCTCCGAGTACAGAAAGTTTCGACCGGGGTAAAAAATTTCAACAATATCGCCGCATCTCAACCCTCAGAGAATACGTCCTTATTAATGCGGAACAAATTACAGTTGAATGTTTCCGACTAAATGATAGAGGAGTTTGGGAACTTTATACTTATACAGAGGGAGAAGAAATTCATCTAACTAGCGTTGATTTTCGTTGTGCGATCGAACTTTTCTATGAAGATGTGGTATTTGATTCATCAGAGTCTTAA
- a CDS encoding PD-(D/E)XK nuclease family protein translates to MRISQRHLNLLGTCPRKFQHTYIDQLGLLTTPEQQERINWGSDFHLLMQQRELGLPIEPLVQEDAQMQRWLTALVGAAPEILTPNPSSQTFRESEHGRILPFQDYVLTVIYDLLIADDIKAQILDWKTYPLPKNKRWLEEDWQTRLYLYVLAETSDYSPEQISMTYWFVQSQPEPKSFKFAYNAGKHEQTRRDLTRQLNHLTDWLESYERGEEFPQVVEGSRECDYCQFSVRCDRTLEASEPANTEELIPNLANIQEVSL, encoded by the coding sequence ATGCGAATATCCCAAAGGCACTTAAACCTACTTGGAACTTGTCCGCGAAAGTTTCAACATACCTACATCGATCAGCTGGGTTTGCTAACAACTCCAGAACAACAAGAGCGGATAAATTGGGGCAGTGATTTTCACTTGTTGATGCAGCAGCGAGAACTGGGTTTGCCAATAGAACCTCTCGTGCAAGAAGATGCCCAAATGCAGCGTTGGCTGACCGCTTTAGTGGGTGCAGCACCAGAAATTTTGACACCCAATCCCAGTAGCCAAACTTTCCGCGAAAGCGAACATGGCCGCATTTTGCCTTTTCAGGATTATGTGCTGACTGTTATCTATGACTTGTTGATTGCTGACGATATAAAAGCTCAAATCCTAGACTGGAAAACTTACCCTTTACCTAAAAATAAGCGATGGCTAGAAGAAGACTGGCAAACTCGTTTGTATCTTTATGTTTTGGCTGAAACGAGCGATTATTCGCCAGAACAAATTTCGATGACTTACTGGTTTGTGCAGTCTCAACCTGAGCCTAAAAGTTTTAAATTTGCCTACAATGCTGGAAAGCACGAACAAACGCGACGGGATTTAACTCGACAGTTAAATCATCTGACTGATTGGCTGGAAAGTTATGAGAGGGGAGAAGAATTTCCGCAAGTTGTAGAAGGTTCTCGTGAGTGCGATTATTGTCAATTTTCGGTGAGGTGCGATCGCACTTTAGAAGCTAGCGAACCCGCTAACACCGAAGAGTTGATTCCAAATCTTGCTAATATTCAGGAAGTTTCGCTTTGA
- a CDS encoding DUF4926 domain-containing protein yields MIKHRKLLDSVAILKPVSNTRLTLVEPEYASISSLPVGLVGTIVEVYETGKECQYLVEFADSQGIEYAMAILKADEILVLHYELAVA; encoded by the coding sequence ATGATAAAACACCGTAAACTTTTGGATTCTGTTGCTATTCTCAAGCCTGTTTCAAATACGCGATTAACGCTAGTGGAACCAGAATACGCATCTATTTCTAGTTTACCAGTAGGACTTGTGGGAACTATTGTTGAAGTGTATGAGACGGGAAAGGAATGTCAGTATTTAGTGGAGTTTGCTGATAGTCAAGGGATTGAATATGCTATGGCTATTTTGAAAGCAGATGAAATTTTAGTTCTGCACTATGAACTTGCAGTTGCTTAG
- a CDS encoding DUF6888 family protein, with the protein MIICFRGGLILPTAEQGIMCIVLCQYLTNFYRSVDLLRFDERDGTVYIFGGEELQIKLYRDGTWEFLL; encoded by the coding sequence ATAATAATATGCTTTAGAGGAGGGCTTATTCTTCCAACAGCAGAACAAGGAATAATGTGTATCGTTCTCTGTCAATATTTGACAAATTTTTACCGTTCTGTTGATTTATTGCGTTTTGATGAGCGCGACGGCACAGTATACATCTTTGGCGGAGAAGAACTGCAAATCAAACTTTATCGCGATGGAACCTGGGAGTTTTTGCTATGA